A single Sphingomonas kaistensis DNA region contains:
- a CDS encoding S66 peptidase family protein: MQRREALAALGAVGAAMALPARLPAAATSRAKPPRLRTGDRVALVAPAGFYADQLDFQLVTEAMVAMGLVPVPQPHWKDRFGYLAGTDKNRAADLNAAFADRSVNAVMALRGGWGSQRMLPYLNWATIRANPKLLVGFSDITALHLAIQARAGFPTIHGPTAGSSWSKYSYAAFRDLAFDGKLPLYRNPIAEQDRLVQRQGRTQTLRPGKASGKLLGGNLTVLTSLVGTPWLPDFSGAILFLEDTDEAPYRIDRMLTQIGQAGILRRVAGVVFGQCTNCKPSDGSTSLFTLDEVLAQHLTPLGVPVYTGAMFGHIDNQFSLPVGCRAEIDADAGTIRLLEAPVA, encoded by the coding sequence ATGCAGCGACGTGAAGCCCTTGCAGCCCTCGGCGCGGTGGGAGCGGCGATGGCCCTCCCCGCCCGGCTGCCCGCCGCCGCAACCTCACGCGCCAAGCCCCCGCGCCTGCGCACCGGCGACCGGGTGGCGCTAGTCGCTCCGGCTGGCTTCTACGCCGACCAGCTCGATTTCCAGCTGGTCACCGAAGCGATGGTCGCGATGGGGCTGGTGCCCGTCCCCCAGCCGCACTGGAAAGACCGCTTCGGCTATCTCGCCGGAACCGACAAGAACCGCGCCGCCGACCTGAACGCCGCCTTTGCCGATCGCAGCGTCAACGCGGTCATGGCGCTGCGCGGCGGCTGGGGCTCGCAGCGGATGCTGCCCTATCTCAACTGGGCGACCATCCGCGCTAATCCCAAGCTGCTGGTCGGCTTCAGCGACATCACCGCACTGCACCTCGCGATCCAGGCCCGCGCCGGTTTCCCGACTATTCACGGACCGACTGCCGGGAGCAGCTGGAGCAAATACAGCTATGCCGCCTTTCGCGACCTGGCGTTCGACGGCAAGCTGCCGCTTTATCGCAACCCGATCGCCGAGCAGGACCGGCTGGTGCAGCGCCAAGGCCGAACCCAAACGCTGCGCCCGGGCAAGGCGAGCGGCAAGCTGCTCGGCGGCAATCTCACCGTGCTGACCAGCCTCGTCGGCACCCCCTGGCTGCCCGACTTCAGCGGCGCAATCCTGTTTCTCGAGGACACCGACGAAGCGCCCTACCGGATCGACCGCATGCTGACGCAGATCGGTCAGGCCGGAATCCTGCGCCGGGTCGCCGGCGTGGTGTTCGGGCAATGCACCAACTGCAAGCCGTCGGACGGCTCGACCAGCCTGTTCACGCTCGACGAAGTGCTCGCCCAGCACCTCACCCCGCTCGGCGTACCCGTCTACACCGGCGCGATGTTCGGCCACATCGACAATCAGTTCAGCCTGCCGGTCGGCTGCCGCGCCGAGATCGACGCCGACGCGGGCACCATCCGCCTGCTCGAAGCGCCGGTGGCGTGA
- a CDS encoding serine hydrolase — MTRRALLALVALPLAGCMTAERSAPYAPPPEVAWAWARFDAGAIRASGAGGIADRVTGRQITPDDPIRVASVSKIVTALTVLRLVEQGKLDLDRDVSTWLGWRLRNSAFPDRPITLRMLLSHTGSVQDNGENYVVRLGKAIRPQAEDAGSFDPDHAPGSFFRYSNLNFGLVGTVIERATGERFDRVARAEVLEPLGLDACFNWATCSDSAAGKAVVLYDQDGSAILDDLRGKRPACPVFVEPGVECTLDDYVPGTNGALFSPQGGLRISAAGLTVIGRMLLNDGRHAGRAFLSSASIRAMTSPAWTFNGNNGATDEGFYCSYGLAIQLIPAPGTNCRDDLSGTGRRLLGHAGEAYRVRSGLWFDPVRRTGIAFVAANNGKDPPAGRSAFKAIEEWFAANLR, encoded by the coding sequence GTGACCCGCCGTGCCCTCCTCGCGCTCGTGGCCTTGCCGCTGGCCGGCTGCATGACCGCCGAACGCTCCGCCCCTTACGCCCCGCCGCCCGAAGTCGCCTGGGCCTGGGCACGCTTCGATGCTGGCGCGATCCGCGCGTCGGGCGCCGGCGGGATCGCCGATCGCGTCACCGGGAGGCAGATCACGCCCGACGATCCGATCCGCGTCGCCTCGGTCTCCAAGATCGTCACCGCGCTCACCGTCCTAAGGCTGGTCGAGCAGGGCAAGCTCGACCTCGACCGCGACGTCTCGACCTGGCTCGGCTGGCGCCTGCGTAATTCCGCATTTCCCGATCGCCCGATCACCCTGCGCATGCTGCTCAGCCACACCGGCAGCGTGCAGGACAATGGCGAGAATTACGTCGTCCGCCTTGGCAAGGCGATCCGCCCCCAGGCCGAGGACGCCGGCTCATTCGATCCCGATCACGCGCCGGGCAGTTTCTTTCGCTATTCCAATCTCAACTTCGGTCTCGTCGGAACGGTGATCGAGCGCGCGACGGGCGAGCGCTTCGACCGCGTCGCCCGCGCGGAGGTGCTGGAGCCACTCGGCCTCGACGCCTGCTTCAACTGGGCGACCTGCAGCGATTCCGCCGCAGGCAAAGCGGTCGTGCTCTACGACCAGGACGGCTCGGCGATCCTCGACGATCTGCGCGGCAAGCGCCCGGCCTGTCCGGTGTTTGTCGAACCGGGCGTCGAATGCACCCTCGATGACTATGTACCCGGCACCAATGGCGCGCTCTTCTCGCCGCAAGGTGGCCTGCGCATCTCCGCCGCTGGGCTGACGGTGATCGGCCGGATGCTGCTGAACGACGGCAGGCATGCGGGGCGCGCATTCCTGTCGTCGGCAAGCATCCGCGCGATGACCAGCCCGGCGTGGACGTTCAACGGCAACAATGGGGCCACCGACGAAGGATTTTACTGCTCCTACGGCCTCGCCATTCAGCTTATCCCCGCGCCGGGCACCAACTGCCGCGACGACCTCAGTGGCACCGGGCGCCGCCTCCTCGGCCACGCCGGCGAAGCCTATCGCGTCCGCTCGGGCCTGTGGTTCGACCCCGTGCGCCGGACCGGCATCGCCTTTGTCGCCGCCAACAACGGCAAGGACCCGCCCGCCGGCCGCTCGGCCTTCAAGGCGATCGAGGAATGGTTCGCCGCCAACTTGCGCTAG
- a CDS encoding TonB-dependent receptor domain-containing protein — MGQLGARAGLLSMGSAFAVALMLATPAAAQSTTGNTTDPAATPTGAETPVAPANTSSGDDGSNEVVVTGSRIRRDPNNSPLPLQIITTQELAREGISNPEQLISYLSTNGNGADNLASNSDVVSGAQRGTNGLSSANLRGQGSASTLVLLNGRRVAAHGLQGSAVDVNQIPFAAIERVEVLKDGASAIYGTDAIGGVINFITRKDYQGLGVQGFADVTEAGGGNIYRVSGIAGYGDLNEQGFNIMGAVAYSSNRILRGSQRDFVNGNQPERGLSIDTRGTPIATIFNTAITALQAPTGTLTQGLTLTLPNGANGAGGGINILDLPGGAGCDSVDGGMAYDEVLWANASAQYACAWDTGRAAVIQQPIDTLTYYTRGVVRVGGGHEIFAEVTGSSADSSKQFSNAQVSGNTTNSPFFYPLNALTTSTYNDVFNRLKAAFPASAAALDGRYGRPIAFRWRCIACGPREYQTSTDTIRATVGVDGPLFTGWDYRAGASYAKSESKSVLGSGYYYRGTLANGTYDPAAPQAAGAPAGFRGLVGALNSGLLNPFSLTQTEAGLAALESVSAEGATLYGGQYEVKQFDGSLSGPLFDLFGNRVQAAVGVDYRRETYSFNGSDAGAATAPVIFLAAFDNVNALTPKKRTVKAAYAEVLVPLGNRFEITGAVRVDDYTGFGTTTNPKISAKFRPIDPVMFRGSYNTGFRVPSFNQIFNGTTISPNPGNTLVDPTLCPQGSVNGPQPGCAPITPDSLTGGNLALGPETSKQWTVGVVIEPARQFSLALDYWNIAVDDTIGSITLTQLLANINAFPARIARTNGIITGVDLRTGNFGSRRTEGLEVAARAGADLFGGQLTAGLDGTRILTKKEKLLPNLAYTDLVGVFSLTGDLGLKWKHNAFVGFRTGAWNFTLSQIFRNGYRNFALPGSAARPLYNPRVKDYVIYNAAVSWEPWKDLRLTAGVKNLFDKDPPFAITYDSNTGAGSSWEPRVADPRGRAFTLNLDWKLF; from the coding sequence ATGGGTCAATTGGGGGCACGGGCAGGGTTGCTGTCGATGGGAAGCGCGTTTGCAGTAGCGCTAATGCTGGCGACACCGGCTGCGGCGCAAAGCACGACGGGCAATACCACTGATCCGGCGGCGACACCGACGGGCGCCGAGACCCCGGTCGCGCCAGCCAACACCAGCAGCGGCGACGATGGGTCGAACGAAGTGGTCGTCACCGGATCGCGCATTCGCCGCGATCCCAACAACAGCCCGCTGCCGCTGCAGATCATCACCACCCAGGAACTGGCGCGCGAGGGCATTTCCAATCCCGAGCAGTTGATCAGCTACCTCAGCACCAACGGCAACGGCGCCGACAATCTCGCGTCCAACTCGGACGTCGTGTCGGGCGCGCAGCGCGGTACCAACGGGCTGTCGTCGGCCAACCTGCGCGGGCAGGGCAGCGCTTCGACCCTGGTGCTGCTGAACGGCCGCCGCGTCGCCGCCCACGGGCTTCAGGGCTCGGCGGTGGACGTCAACCAGATCCCCTTCGCGGCGATCGAGCGGGTCGAAGTGCTCAAGGACGGCGCGTCGGCCATCTACGGCACCGATGCGATCGGCGGCGTGATCAACTTCATCACGCGCAAGGATTATCAGGGCCTCGGCGTCCAGGGCTTCGCCGATGTGACCGAAGCGGGCGGCGGCAACATCTACCGCGTCTCGGGGATCGCCGGCTACGGCGACCTCAATGAGCAGGGTTTCAATATTATGGGCGCGGTGGCGTATAGCTCCAACCGCATCCTGCGTGGCTCGCAGCGCGATTTCGTCAACGGCAACCAACCCGAGCGCGGCCTGTCGATCGATACGCGCGGAACGCCGATCGCGACCATCTTCAACACCGCCATCACCGCCCTGCAGGCGCCGACTGGCACGCTGACCCAAGGGCTGACGCTGACCCTTCCGAACGGTGCCAACGGGGCCGGCGGCGGGATCAACATCCTCGACCTGCCGGGCGGCGCGGGCTGCGACTCGGTCGATGGCGGGATGGCCTATGACGAAGTGCTGTGGGCCAATGCCAGCGCGCAATATGCCTGCGCCTGGGACACGGGCCGCGCCGCCGTCATCCAGCAGCCGATCGACACGCTGACCTATTACACCCGCGGCGTGGTGCGGGTCGGTGGCGGCCACGAGATCTTCGCCGAAGTCACCGGGTCGAGCGCCGACAGCTCCAAGCAATTCTCCAACGCGCAGGTGTCGGGCAACACCACGAACAGCCCGTTCTTCTATCCGCTGAATGCGCTGACCACGTCGACCTACAACGACGTCTTCAACCGGCTGAAAGCGGCCTTCCCGGCCAGCGCCGCCGCGCTCGACGGACGCTACGGACGGCCGATCGCCTTCCGCTGGCGCTGCATCGCCTGCGGTCCGCGCGAATATCAGACCAGCACTGATACCATCCGCGCCACGGTCGGCGTCGACGGTCCGCTGTTCACCGGCTGGGATTATCGCGCCGGCGCGTCCTATGCGAAGAGCGAAAGCAAATCGGTGTTGGGGTCGGGTTATTATTATCGCGGCACCTTGGCCAACGGCACCTACGATCCGGCGGCGCCGCAGGCCGCGGGTGCACCGGCAGGCTTCCGCGGCCTGGTCGGGGCGCTCAATAGCGGCCTGCTCAATCCGTTCAGCCTGACCCAGACCGAAGCCGGCCTTGCCGCGCTGGAATCGGTTTCGGCCGAAGGCGCGACGCTTTATGGCGGCCAGTATGAGGTGAAGCAGTTCGACGGCTCGCTGTCGGGTCCGCTGTTCGACCTATTCGGCAACCGGGTGCAGGCGGCGGTCGGTGTCGATTATCGCCGCGAAACCTATTCGTTCAATGGCTCGGATGCAGGCGCCGCGACCGCGCCCGTCATCTTCCTGGCGGCGTTCGACAACGTCAACGCGCTGACGCCCAAGAAGCGGACGGTGAAGGCGGCCTATGCCGAAGTGCTGGTACCGCTGGGAAACCGGTTCGAAATCACCGGCGCGGTGCGGGTCGACGATTACACCGGCTTCGGGACCACCACCAATCCCAAGATCTCGGCCAAATTCCGCCCGATTGATCCGGTGATGTTCCGCGGCTCGTACAACACCGGCTTTCGGGTGCCGTCGTTCAACCAGATCTTCAACGGCACCACCATCTCGCCCAACCCGGGCAATACTTTGGTGGACCCGACGCTCTGCCCGCAAGGATCCGTCAACGGTCCGCAACCGGGCTGTGCGCCGATCACTCCGGATTCGCTGACGGGCGGCAATCTCGCGCTCGGGCCGGAAACCAGCAAGCAGTGGACCGTGGGTGTAGTGATCGAGCCGGCGCGGCAGTTCAGCCTGGCGCTCGATTACTGGAATATCGCCGTCGACGACACGATCGGGTCGATCACGCTGACCCAGCTCCTCGCCAACATCAACGCCTTCCCGGCGCGCATTGCGCGGACCAACGGGATCATCACCGGGGTCGATCTTCGCACCGGCAACTTCGGCTCGCGCCGGACCGAGGGCCTGGAAGTCGCCGCCCGCGCGGGTGCCGACCTGTTCGGCGGTCAGCTGACGGCGGGCCTCGACGGCACGCGGATCCTGACCAAGAAGGAAAAGCTGCTTCCGAACCTTGCCTACACCGATCTCGTCGGGGTGTTCAGCCTGACCGGCGACCTCGGTCTCAAGTGGAAGCACAATGCCTTTGTCGGCTTCCGCACCGGGGCGTGGAATTTCACCCTCTCGCAGATCTTCCGCAACGGTTATCGCAACTTCGCGCTGCCGGGCAGCGCCGCGCGGCCGCTCTACAATCCGCGGGTCAAGGATTACGTGATCTACAATGCGGCGGTGAGCTGGGAGCCGTGGAAGGACCTGCGCCTGACTGCGGGCGTCAAGAACCTGTTCGACAAGGATCCGCCGTTCGCGATCACCTACGACAGCAACACCGGCGCGGGCTCGAGCTGGGAGCCGCGCGTGGCCGACCCGCGCGGGCGGGCGTTCACGCTCAATCTCGACTGGAAACTGTTCTAA
- the dacB gene encoding D-alanyl-D-alanine carboxypeptidase/D-alanyl-D-alanine endopeptidase: MKAAFLAALLAAAPAAAAQVQPTLQQQVEAKFAEAGPGVRFGLVVATLDGRELLTINPDGRFVPASNTKLFTTITAYELLPGLDQPDAAGGARVRLEEGLPGEPNVVLEGGGDARLSSAPDCKVNCLSTLADAVAARTKRVRTVIGNAQAFADERWSFGMSWNNIPTRSGTAIAALVIDDNEIALRVTPGGSDQAPTVAAPAYVQVVNFAKTVSEGKTDLGVQRLPGSKRVVLTGTIKAGAPEELIRLGVDDPADYAAWRFDQMLKERGVRVNGYSVARYRTFPNLPPPPSLSADLAALTPPPLGEDIVTINKSSQNLHAELLLRRIGAARGKPSVAGGLEAVRAMLTQAGVPERAATLADGSGMSPYNRVSPRGVVTMLRWAAGRPWGADFRASLPISGVDGTLRNRFRDGGLKGRVFAKTGSLTAASALSGYLLTARGETLVFSALASDVPEDVRATAIMDGALEMIAAAR; encoded by the coding sequence GTGAAGGCCGCGTTCCTCGCCGCGCTGCTTGCCGCCGCTCCGGCTGCTGCGGCACAGGTGCAGCCGACGCTCCAGCAGCAGGTCGAAGCCAAGTTTGCCGAGGCGGGACCGGGAGTGCGGTTCGGGCTGGTGGTCGCGACGCTGGACGGGCGCGAGCTGCTGACGATCAACCCGGACGGCCGCTTTGTCCCGGCGTCCAACACCAAGCTGTTCACCACCATCACCGCCTATGAGCTTCTGCCGGGGCTTGATCAGCCGGATGCGGCCGGCGGTGCGCGGGTCCGTCTGGAAGAGGGGTTGCCCGGAGAGCCGAACGTCGTGCTGGAGGGCGGTGGTGACGCACGGCTGTCGAGTGCGCCGGACTGCAAGGTGAATTGCCTATCAACGCTCGCCGATGCCGTAGCGGCTCGAACCAAGCGCGTTCGCACCGTCATCGGCAATGCTCAAGCCTTTGCCGATGAACGGTGGAGCTTCGGGATGAGCTGGAACAACATCCCGACCCGTTCCGGCACAGCGATCGCGGCTCTCGTAATCGACGACAATGAGATTGCCCTGCGCGTCACGCCAGGCGGGTCGGACCAGGCACCGACAGTCGCGGCCCCGGCCTATGTGCAGGTGGTAAACTTCGCCAAGACCGTCAGCGAAGGGAAGACCGACCTCGGCGTGCAGCGCCTTCCAGGCAGTAAGCGGGTCGTGCTGACCGGAACCATCAAAGCGGGAGCGCCGGAGGAGCTGATCCGGCTCGGCGTCGATGACCCCGCCGACTATGCGGCTTGGCGCTTCGATCAGATGTTGAAAGAACGCGGTGTTCGCGTGAACGGCTACAGCGTTGCCCGCTATCGCACTTTTCCAAACCTGCCGCCGCCTCCGTCGCTAAGCGCCGATCTGGCCGCGCTTACGCCGCCGCCGCTTGGCGAGGACATCGTCACCATCAACAAGTCGAGTCAGAACCTTCATGCCGAGCTGCTGCTGCGGCGCATCGGCGCGGCGCGGGGCAAGCCGAGCGTCGCCGGCGGGCTCGAGGCGGTGCGGGCGATGTTGACGCAGGCCGGCGTGCCCGAGCGCGCGGCAACGCTGGCCGACGGGTCGGGCATGTCGCCTTACAACCGCGTCAGCCCCCGCGGCGTGGTGACCATGCTGCGCTGGGCAGCGGGCCGGCCGTGGGGCGCCGACTTCCGCGCCAGCCTGCCGATCAGCGGGGTCGATGGGACGCTGCGCAACCGCTTCCGCGACGGCGGGCTTAAGGGGCGGGTGTTCGCCAAGACCGGCTCGCTGACCGCGGCAAGCGCACTGTCGGGCTATCTCCTCACCGCGCGTGGCGAGACGTTGGTTTTCTCCGCGCTGGCCAGCGACGTGCCCGAGGACGTGCGGGCAACCGCGATCATGGACGGGGCGCTGGAGATGATCGCCGCCGCTCGCTGA
- a CDS encoding FAD-dependent oxidoreductase: MTADVLVLGAGVVGVATAEALMRRGLSVMLVDRATGPGAGASFANGGQLSYSYTDALSSPSLLKRLPGILAATDPAFRVAKRFDPNYLRWCLAFFAQGRAGRFAANSLAGLTLALRSRALMEELLGRLPLEFAHQVPGKLLLHEEAAAFRAASTIAAAKRERGIEVRALSPDEAVGVEPALASVAGRLAGAIFAPGDAVGDPHLFCLALVEKLQQQGLQTRFGATVKRIEGSAEPALHLTSGERIAARYLVVAAGPQAATLLRPLGWRVPIMPVRGHSLTLPPGERAPRVSITDVARKLVFCRLGEKIRIAGLADVGFGSRAVDPVRLAALREAARQSLPEAADYAVGGYAWAGLRPVTPGSLPIVARRGAITVNVGHGGLGWTYALATAERAGKLVGQDN, translated from the coding sequence ATGACCGCCGACGTCCTCGTGCTGGGCGCGGGCGTGGTTGGCGTGGCGACCGCCGAAGCGCTGATGCGGCGCGGACTGTCGGTGATGCTGGTCGATCGCGCCACCGGACCGGGGGCGGGCGCGAGCTTCGCCAATGGCGGGCAGCTAAGCTATTCCTATACCGACGCCCTGTCCTCACCGAGCCTGCTGAAACGCCTGCCCGGTATCCTTGCCGCGACCGATCCTGCCTTTCGCGTCGCGAAGCGGTTCGATCCCAATTATCTGCGCTGGTGCCTCGCTTTCTTTGCGCAAGGCCGGGCCGGGCGGTTTGCGGCCAACAGCCTCGCCGGCTTGACCCTCGCGCTTCGGTCGCGGGCGTTGATGGAAGAGTTGCTCGGTCGCCTGCCGCTTGAGTTTGCGCATCAGGTGCCGGGCAAGCTGCTCTTGCACGAGGAGGCGGCCGCCTTTCGCGCTGCCAGCACTATTGCCGCGGCGAAGCGGGAGCGCGGGATCGAGGTGCGGGCGCTGTCGCCGGACGAGGCGGTTGGGGTGGAGCCGGCGCTGGCATCTGTCGCAGGCCGACTTGCCGGCGCCATCTTTGCGCCGGGCGATGCGGTCGGCGACCCGCATCTGTTTTGCCTGGCGCTGGTCGAGAAGCTGCAGCAGCAAGGATTACAGACCCGTTTCGGCGCGACCGTCAAGCGGATTGAGGGGTCAGCCGAGCCCGCGCTTCACCTGACAAGCGGCGAGCGCATCGCGGCACGGTACCTCGTCGTCGCGGCGGGTCCGCAAGCGGCAACGCTCCTCCGCCCGCTCGGCTGGCGCGTGCCGATCATGCCGGTGCGAGGGCACTCGCTGACCCTGCCGCCGGGAGAGCGAGCGCCGCGGGTCAGCATTACCGACGTCGCCCGCAAGCTCGTCTTCTGCCGGCTTGGCGAGAAGATCCGGATTGCCGGATTGGCCGATGTCGGGTTTGGGAGCCGCGCGGTCGATCCTGTTCGGCTAGCGGCATTGCGCGAGGCAGCCCGGCAGAGCCTGCCCGAAGCCGCCGACTATGCGGTTGGGGGCTACGCGTGGGCCGGCCTACGACCCGTCACCCCCGGCAGCCTGCCGATCGTCGCGCGGCGCGGTGCGATCACCGTCAATGTCGGCCACGGCGGCCTCGGCTGGACCTATGCGCTCGCCACGGCAGAGCGCGCCGGGAAGCTGGTCGGGCAGGACAATTGA
- a CDS encoding LytR C-terminal domain-containing protein: MKTPALPLAAVLLLPACGANRTVAVRPLPTALAAGAHPASFRIAEANGHLALGNVALALEGFRRALREDPENAASLVGMANCYDLMGRNDLSRSAFEKALALQPRDQTILAAFAQSLTRAGATQEAAQVRREGTLQAGKAAAPGPSLAESILAASKAGASLLSAGGVSFAASHAPLAQRHSPRGAAYLERTALGETLLVTGKAPHWKPLPVMAAKGSAMPAKPSSRMAAAPVVKLTIHNAGSTDGAAARARLYLQKLGWSKIAIANGTHALERTELLYPAALAKAGERLARQLRIPVVTRQTETLDRIVLRLGRDAASAKRS; this comes from the coding sequence ATGAAGACACCGGCGCTACCGCTCGCCGCGGTTCTTCTTCTGCCGGCGTGCGGCGCGAACCGGACCGTGGCCGTCAGGCCGCTTCCGACCGCGCTCGCGGCGGGCGCTCATCCGGCTTCGTTTCGGATCGCCGAAGCCAACGGGCACCTCGCCCTCGGCAACGTCGCATTGGCGCTGGAGGGATTTCGCCGGGCCTTGCGCGAAGATCCGGAAAACGCCGCCTCGCTGGTCGGCATGGCGAATTGCTATGACCTGATGGGCCGCAACGACCTGTCGCGCTCGGCCTTTGAAAAGGCGCTGGCGCTGCAGCCGCGTGATCAGACGATCCTTGCCGCCTTTGCCCAGTCGCTAACTCGTGCCGGGGCAACCCAAGAAGCGGCGCAGGTGCGGCGCGAAGGAACTCTTCAGGCTGGCAAGGCCGCGGCCCCAGGACCGTCGCTGGCGGAAAGCATCCTGGCGGCAAGCAAGGCTGGCGCCTCCTTGCTGTCCGCTGGCGGCGTTTCCTTCGCGGCCTCGCACGCGCCCCTCGCACAGCGGCACTCGCCGCGCGGCGCCGCCTATCTGGAGCGGACCGCCCTTGGCGAGACCTTGCTGGTCACAGGCAAGGCGCCCCACTGGAAACCGCTGCCTGTGATGGCCGCAAAGGGTTCTGCGATGCCAGCGAAACCCTCTTCGCGTATGGCTGCCGCACCAGTCGTCAAACTCACCATCCACAACGCCGGCTCGACCGATGGCGCGGCGGCACGCGCCCGCCTGTACTTGCAGAAGCTCGGTTGGTCGAAGATCGCAATCGCCAATGGCACTCATGCGCTCGAGCGGACTGAGCTGCTCTACCCCGCCGCTTTGGCCAAGGCTGGCGAACGATTGGCGCGACAGCTGCGGATTCCGGTCGTGACGCGGCAAACGGAGACCCTTGATCGCATCGTCTTGCGGCTGGGCCGCGATGCGGCCTCCGCCAAGCGTAGCTGA
- a CDS encoding D-Ala-D-Ala carboxypeptidase family metallohydrolase, with amino-acid sequence MILLSALAFIISTVPETDFGIRPVRAEVLSVRPVIRNTEQSMGDFRLSSAASFVAQFGRVTSLKRSPDHNRRVGGASNSWHLHGRAVDVVRSSGVSHASLAASLRQRGYHLLESLDEGDHSHFAFGNGLRVAPRRSGAEQMAEIKREADYFRFIEVPSPRQQSRKSALR; translated from the coding sequence GTGATTCTGTTGTCGGCCTTGGCTTTTATCATCAGCACCGTTCCCGAGACCGACTTCGGTATTCGCCCGGTCAGGGCCGAGGTGTTATCTGTCCGGCCTGTCATCAGGAATACCGAGCAAAGCATGGGCGATTTCCGCCTTTCCTCGGCGGCCAGCTTTGTCGCTCAGTTCGGGCGGGTCACCAGTCTGAAGCGGTCGCCCGATCACAATCGCCGGGTCGGCGGGGCGTCGAACAGCTGGCACCTGCACGGCCGCGCCGTGGACGTGGTGCGCTCTTCAGGCGTGAGCCATGCAAGTCTTGCCGCCTCTCTTCGCCAGCGCGGCTATCATCTCCTCGAATCGCTCGACGAAGGCGATCACAGCCACTTTGCGTTCGGTAACGGCTTACGCGTGGCTCCCCGCCGGAGCGGCGCGGAGCAGATGGCCGAGATCAAGCGCGAGGCGGACTATTTCCGCTTCATCGAGGTGCCTTCCCCCCGCCAGCAAAGCCGCAAGTCAGCGCTTCGTTGA
- a CDS encoding M20/M25/M40 family metallo-hydrolase, whose translation MRQFLGGLALLALAAPAAAAPRDSAEGRLLHDLFKTSVEIPTVKGRGQVPKMARALSAKLRQAGFAARDIEIVPVGETAAMTVRYRGTGTKPPLLFLAHMDVVEAKRADWERDPFKLYEADGFLYGRGTSDNKLGVVHLVAAFITLKKQGFRPDRDLILGFTGDEETDMASSRVLAERLAALKPDYAINSDSGGGRANASGKPISFAVQVAEKTFANIKVTLRNPGGHSARPRADNAIYELAEVLGRVRGYVFPLVDGELTRTMLRDAAALPSASETFRAKVAAFEAAPGDAALLAEIGQEPRLGYAVRTTCVPTLLEGGHADNALPQSATATINCRIFPGVEIETVRAKLAEVGGNPAAEWTIDGDPFGAAASPSNPALFAAIRRALDPAARDIPIVPYMTPGATDGKHFRSRGIPTYGFSADFTVGGEVAGVHGLNERIPERALYDAFDFWPRLMRTLAGGDAGAGQ comes from the coding sequence TTGAGGCAATTTCTAGGCGGCCTGGCGCTGCTTGCGCTTGCCGCGCCGGCTGCCGCCGCACCCCGCGACAGCGCCGAAGGCCGGCTGCTCCACGACCTGTTCAAGACCAGCGTGGAGATCCCCACCGTCAAGGGGCGGGGGCAGGTCCCGAAGATGGCGCGCGCACTGTCGGCGAAGCTCAGGCAAGCGGGGTTCGCCGCACGCGACATCGAAATCGTGCCGGTGGGCGAGACCGCGGCGATGACCGTGCGGTATCGCGGCACGGGCACAAAACCGCCGCTCCTGTTCCTCGCCCACATGGACGTGGTCGAAGCCAAGCGCGCCGACTGGGAGCGCGATCCGTTCAAGCTGTATGAGGCCGACGGCTTTCTCTACGGCCGGGGAACGAGCGACAACAAGCTCGGCGTCGTGCATCTGGTCGCCGCGTTCATCACGCTGAAAAAGCAGGGCTTCCGCCCCGACCGCGACCTGATCCTCGGCTTCACCGGGGACGAGGAAACCGACATGGCGTCGAGTCGCGTGCTGGCCGAACGGCTGGCGGCGCTGAAGCCCGACTATGCGATCAATTCGGATTCGGGCGGCGGGCGCGCGAACGCGTCGGGCAAGCCGATCTCGTTCGCGGTGCAGGTGGCGGAAAAGACCTTCGCCAACATCAAGGTGACCCTGCGTAACCCCGGCGGGCACAGCGCCCGGCCGCGCGCCGACAATGCGATCTACGAACTGGCCGAGGTGCTGGGCCGGGTGCGCGGCTATGTCTTTCCGTTGGTCGACGGCGAACTGACCCGTACGATGCTGCGCGATGCGGCGGCCCTGCCGAGCGCGAGCGAGACGTTCCGCGCCAAGGTCGCGGCGTTCGAGGCGGCCCCGGGCGACGCGGCGCTGCTGGCCGAGATCGGGCAGGAGCCGCGGCTGGGTTATGCGGTGCGAACGACCTGCGTGCCGACGCTGCTGGAAGGCGGCCACGCCGACAATGCGCTGCCGCAAAGCGCGACGGCGACGATCAATTGCCGCATCTTTCCCGGGGTCGAGATCGAAACGGTGCGCGCCAAGCTGGCGGAAGTCGGCGGCAATCCGGCGGCGGAATGGACGATCGACGGCGACCCGTTCGGGGCTGCCGCTTCGCCCAGCAATCCGGCGCTGTTCGCGGCGATCCGGCGGGCGCTCGACCCCGCCGCGCGCGACATTCCGATCGTCCCCTACATGACCCCGGGCGCGACCGACGGAAAGCATTTCAGGTCGCGCGGGATCCCGACCTACGGATTCAGCGCGGACTTTACCGTGGGGGGCGAGGTGGCGGGGGTGCATGGCCTGAACGAGCGCATTCCGGAGCGCGCGCTGTACGACGCCTTCGACTTCTGGCCGCGGCTGATGCGCACGCTTGCCGGCGGCGATGCGGGAGCGGGCCAGTGA